A genomic window from Winogradskyella sp. J14-2 includes:
- a CDS encoding RagB/SusD family nutrient uptake outer membrane protein — MKKYIAIIGLITSFFVVTGCDDYLEEDIETFFEEEQVFSTEDGVEAAVNGLYQSYSDPGYHGSSIHTFINPVSGRFFSNQGASEDATSLNTLPNNTWLTRMWPQMYATINVANTIIFNMEDSQLANRETTLGQAYFIRAATYFDLVRYFGGVPIKTLPANINDLDTPRSSKEEVYELVISDFEKAKEMLPNPGEYISDRPVKTAANMFLAKVYMTLAGENNDMSMWQAAYDEAIQVYGRYSLVPVFEDLFDITNENTSEAIFEIQYGSNGAVRNSDVIRSYTLKQLFDYPTFGRVRPNKEVFDQHFNQYPGDPRIDATFTYDSYVKVNGNTVNLYPTQINGNDGFTAINKYLDPNFNGTTTSRNMLKLRYADLLLMLAEIENELNGPADAYQYVNEVLARARTQADGTQAVEPADWSGMSQDMFRMRIMKERQYELLGENHDWFDTRRRGYEYFLEEIIETHNNFPNLGNKDYIYPVSVKNMLLPIPSTELSNNTEISQADQNPGY; from the coding sequence ATGAAAAAATATATAGCAATTATTGGATTAATCACTTCATTCTTTGTAGTTACAGGATGTGACGATTACTTAGAAGAAGATATCGAGACGTTCTTTGAAGAAGAGCAAGTATTTTCGACCGAAGATGGCGTTGAGGCTGCGGTAAACGGTCTTTACCAAAGTTACTCAGACCCTGGATATCATGGGTCTTCAATACATACCTTTATCAACCCTGTTTCTGGAAGGTTCTTTTCAAATCAAGGTGCTAGTGAAGACGCTACGAGCTTAAATACCTTGCCAAACAATACTTGGTTGACGCGTATGTGGCCACAAATGTATGCAACCATTAATGTAGCGAACACCATTATTTTCAATATGGAAGATTCCCAGCTTGCAAATCGTGAGACTACATTAGGGCAAGCCTATTTTATTCGTGCTGCGACTTATTTTGATTTGGTACGCTATTTCGGTGGTGTACCCATCAAAACCTTACCGGCCAACATCAACGATTTAGATACACCTAGAAGCTCAAAAGAAGAGGTTTACGAGTTAGTGATTTCAGATTTTGAAAAAGCTAAGGAAATGCTTCCAAATCCAGGGGAGTACATTTCAGACCGCCCAGTAAAAACCGCTGCCAATATGTTTTTAGCTAAAGTATATATGACCTTGGCAGGGGAGAACAACGATATGTCTATGTGGCAAGCCGCTTACGACGAAGCTATTCAGGTATACGGACGGTACAGTTTGGTACCTGTATTTGAAGATTTGTTTGATATTACCAATGAGAACACCTCAGAAGCCATTTTCGAAATTCAGTATGGGTCAAACGGTGCAGTCAGAAATTCCGACGTAATCAGAAGTTACACCTTAAAACAACTTTTCGATTACCCAACATTCGGAAGAGTAAGACCAAATAAAGAAGTCTTCGACCAACACTTCAATCAATATCCAGGAGACCCAAGGATTGATGCCACTTTCACTTATGATTCCTACGTTAAAGTAAATGGGAACACGGTAAATCTTTACCCAACCCAAATTAACGGTAATGATGGTTTTACCGCAATAAACAAATATTTGGACCCAAATTTCAATGGCACGACCACAAGCCGAAACATGCTAAAATTACGATATGCAGACTTATTGTTAATGCTCGCAGAAATTGAAAACGAGCTTAACGGTCCAGCCGACGCATACCAATATGTAAACGAGGTATTGGCTAGAGCACGCACACAAGCAGATGGTACGCAAGCAGTAGAACCAGCAGATTGGAGCGGTATGAGCCAGGATATGTTTCGTATGCGTATAATGAAAGAGCGTCAGTACGAACTTTTAGGTGAAAACCACGACTGGTTTGATACCAGAAGAAGAGGTTACGAATATTTCTTGGAAGAAATTATCGAGACACATAACAACTTCCCTAACCTTGGCAACAAGGATTACATTTATCCTGTATCGGTAAAGAACATGTTGTTGCCAATACCTTCAACAGAACTATCAAATAACACCGAGATATCTCAAGCAGATCAAAATCCGGGCTACTAA
- a CDS encoding sulfatase, which translates to MKKILSIASIVIVIFLMACNAQRSTTRNVNSATSNTTETIPNGEKKNILFIAVDDLKPLLSNYGETQMHTPNFDRLAKMGMTFTNAHVQYAVCGPSRASVMTGANPDRTKVWDLHTDFRESSDLISMPEYLITQGYATTAVGKIYHKGSSAPGHDGKSWSMPHQLPDNFDPVAGEAAFSYYQAPETKRQMAALETEAREKGITKNGKIRTYVFKRLKPSTESADVSDTAYQDGLYTQTALKQLENLEKTGKPWFLGVGYQKPHLPFVAPKKYWDLYDRNEIELAEFQELSKGTPKFAFHSFGELRAFSDIDNKLRQGDVLPEAKQRELIHGYMACVSYIDAQIGKLLDELEKRKILDDTVIVLWGDHGFHLGDHTEWCKHSNFEQATRIPFMFAGPGVEKNQKSHHPVNLVDLFPTVFELANVPQSSQTDGKSLVPLLDSDSSTTVRMDYAYHQYRRGPRMGYGIRTVRYRYTEWHDSNYRSYMPYKEDNIVGRELYDYEKDPLETRNLIKDSNYKDLVKDLKAKLKSHLTQ; encoded by the coding sequence ATGAAAAAAATACTATCCATAGCATCAATAGTAATTGTTATATTTTTAATGGCATGCAATGCCCAGAGATCAACTACTAGAAATGTCAACTCAGCTACTTCAAATACAACGGAAACCATTCCGAATGGTGAAAAGAAAAACATTCTTTTCATAGCAGTAGATGATTTAAAGCCATTATTATCAAATTATGGTGAAACACAAATGCACACACCTAATTTTGACCGTTTGGCGAAAATGGGAATGACATTTACCAATGCTCACGTTCAATATGCAGTGTGTGGTCCTTCACGTGCCAGTGTCATGACAGGAGCTAACCCAGATAGAACAAAAGTTTGGGATTTACATACCGATTTTAGAGAATCTTCAGATTTAATATCAATGCCAGAGTATCTCATTACACAAGGTTACGCAACTACAGCCGTAGGCAAGATATATCATAAAGGCTCATCGGCACCTGGACATGATGGTAAGAGTTGGTCTATGCCACATCAATTACCAGATAATTTTGATCCAGTCGCTGGTGAAGCTGCGTTTTCTTATTATCAAGCTCCTGAGACAAAGCGTCAAATGGCTGCACTAGAAACTGAGGCAAGAGAGAAAGGCATCACTAAGAATGGGAAAATCAGAACCTATGTGTTTAAGCGTTTAAAACCTTCAACCGAAAGTGCAGATGTTAGCGATACAGCTTATCAAGATGGATTATATACTCAAACAGCTTTAAAACAACTTGAAAATTTAGAAAAAACAGGAAAACCTTGGTTTTTGGGCGTTGGATATCAAAAGCCACATTTACCATTTGTAGCGCCGAAAAAATACTGGGATCTGTACGATAGAAATGAAATTGAATTGGCTGAATTCCAAGAATTATCAAAAGGCACACCAAAATTTGCCTTTCATTCTTTTGGAGAATTACGTGCCTTTTCAGATATAGATAATAAATTACGTCAGGGAGATGTTTTACCAGAAGCTAAGCAACGTGAGTTGATCCACGGATATATGGCATGTGTTTCTTATATAGATGCACAAATAGGTAAGCTATTAGATGAATTAGAAAAGCGTAAGATTTTAGACGATACAGTAATTGTACTTTGGGGAGATCATGGTTTTCATTTAGGAGATCATACCGAGTGGTGCAAACATTCAAACTTTGAGCAAGCCACACGTATTCCTTTTATGTTTGCTGGCCCTGGTGTGGAGAAAAATCAAAAATCACATCATCCAGTAAACCTTGTGGATTTATTTCCTACAGTTTTTGAATTGGCTAATGTGCCACAAAGCTCACAAACCGATGGCAAGTCATTAGTGCCACTATTAGATAGTGATTCTTCAACGACAGTTCGTATGGATTATGCTTATCACCAATATAGAAGAGGTCCGCGAATGGGATATGGTATAAGAACCGTACGTTATCGATATACGGAATGGCACGATAGCAATTACAGGAGTTACATGCCTTACAAAGAGGATAATATTGTAGGTAGGGAGCTGTACGATTATGAAAAAGATCCTTTAGAAACAAGAAATTTAATTAAGGATTCAAATTATAAGGATTTGGTAAAAGATTTGAAAGCAAAACTCAAATCGCATTTAACGCAGTAA
- a CDS encoding sulfatase: MKKITFLLAFCLTMGVFGQDKPNILIIHTDDLGYHDLSITGSELYNTPNIDALANKSVNFTNAYSSYPRCTPSRYGMITGTYPVNENKGNLGAIPEDKNFIKQFKNAGYNTSYVGKWHLGKGLSTPKNFGFEHTYAAGEAGGVGSRFYPFNIQKNGKPAKYDVPDVVEDGKEGDYISDMMTSATIEFIKNNPKEQPFLAVLAYYSVHTPIEAKPEDEARNKEQLKSIDFGDTPEYINEGEGRRKMRQDDAAYAGMVENVDENVGKLLYTLKDLGIDQNTIIVFSSDHGGLSNDGHKGERHLATTNIPLRAGKGWLYEGGIRVPLFVKWDNHLKPRVDDDSIVLGMDVFPTLLELAVNKKVEGVDGQSYASVLKEKDNWKDRTVFWISKKARPHSTGDSKMAVVRSGDYKLVQYLETKSLELYNLKEDISEENNLAEKEPVKVEQMLELLKDWKKEYLVPERLNVGKKNKRGNKGQGKNKKKN; the protein is encoded by the coding sequence ATGAAAAAAATAACGTTTTTATTAGCATTTTGTCTGACAATGGGAGTTTTTGGACAAGACAAACCAAACATCTTAATCATCCATACCGATGATTTAGGTTATCATGATTTAAGCATCACAGGGTCGGAGTTGTACAACACGCCAAATATTGATGCGTTGGCAAACAAATCGGTTAACTTCACCAATGCTTATAGTAGTTATCCACGCTGTACACCTTCGCGTTACGGAATGATTACTGGTACTTATCCAGTCAATGAAAATAAAGGCAACCTAGGAGCCATTCCTGAAGACAAAAACTTTATCAAACAATTTAAAAATGCAGGTTACAATACCTCTTATGTTGGAAAATGGCATTTAGGTAAAGGGCTGAGTACACCAAAAAATTTCGGGTTCGAACATACTTATGCTGCAGGTGAAGCTGGTGGTGTTGGCTCACGTTTTTATCCTTTTAATATCCAAAAAAATGGTAAGCCAGCGAAATATGATGTGCCAGATGTAGTGGAAGATGGTAAAGAAGGGGATTACATTAGCGATATGATGACCTCTGCCACCATAGAGTTTATTAAAAACAACCCAAAAGAGCAACCGTTTTTAGCTGTTTTGGCATATTATTCGGTACATACACCAATTGAAGCAAAACCAGAAGATGAAGCTCGTAACAAGGAGCAGCTAAAATCTATAGATTTTGGAGACACACCAGAGTATATCAATGAAGGTGAAGGACGTCGTAAAATGCGTCAAGATGATGCAGCTTACGCAGGAATGGTTGAGAATGTCGATGAGAATGTTGGTAAATTATTGTACACGCTTAAAGATTTAGGAATCGATCAAAATACCATTATTGTATTTTCTTCAGATCATGGAGGTCTGTCAAACGATGGTCACAAAGGTGAGCGTCATTTAGCTACAACTAACATTCCACTTCGTGCAGGAAAAGGTTGGTTGTACGAAGGGGGTATTCGTGTACCATTATTTGTAAAATGGGACAATCACTTAAAACCTCGTGTAGATGATGATTCTATCGTTTTAGGGATGGATGTATTTCCAACATTACTAGAGTTGGCTGTAAATAAAAAGGTTGAAGGTGTTGACGGACAAAGCTATGCATCAGTTTTAAAAGAAAAAGACAACTGGAAAGACAGAACCGTATTTTGGATTTCAAAAAAAGCAAGACCTCACAGTACTGGAGACAGTAAAATGGCTGTAGTCCGTTCTGGCGATTATAAATTGGTTCAATATCTAGAAACTAAATCCCTCGAACTTTATAATCTAAAGGAAGACATTTCAGAAGAAAATAACCTAGCCGAAAAAGAACCAGTAAAAGTAGAACAAATGCTAGAGTTGTTAAAAGATTGGAAAAAGGAATACCTCGTGCCAGAGCGTTTGAATGTTGGTAAGAAAAACAAAAGGGGCAATAAGGGTCAAGGAAAGAATAAAAAGAAGAACTAA
- a CDS encoding glycoside hydrolase family 3 N-terminal domain-containing protein encodes MIKNLFKYLSITIIAVTVMLSCNDKQKKNTSNEENPLYLDASSSLEDRIEDLMSRMTLEDKAAQMSQYVGLEHMRKALGDLSEEDLDVNDAQGFYPGFKTTDIAKLTREGKIGSFLHVLTAEEANELQEMAQQSPLKIPLLIGIDAIHGNAYYKGGATVYPTPITQAATFDDSLMVKASQQTAKEMRATGTQWTFTPNIDVLRDPRWGRTGETYGEDPFLVGNMGVAAIKGLQGNDFTGEDKVIACAKHLIAGSQSVNGLNASPTDVSKRTLFEMFLPPYRRAVQEANVFSIMAAHNEVNGMPGHMDEFMMTDLMRNRWGFKGFYVSDWNDISRIAKWHHVARDFKESVQFSIGAGMDMNMHGPYFQDYVVELVNEGKLSEDRVNDAVYKILEAKFRLGLFENPFIDLESVKSEIFTIEHQQTALEQARKGVVLQKNNGFLPLKNVSGKKIFITGPNADNMTTLGDWSSPQPEDNYVTIKEGLDNMAEKYGYATEYYDCGQRSKWITDENIAVAKQKATGSDIIVLVLGENSYRHDWKNKTTGENIDRATLKLSGNQMKLANKLFELNKPVIVVYVSGSPIAEPWLEQRAKAVVNAWEPGAFGGQAVAEILLGEVNPSGKLPLTVPRSVGQLQMIYNHKPTAYIHKYNTEKKVPLHPFGYGLSYSKFKFSEPSVSKTEFDGKDDTITVSVIVKNTSEVDGEEVVQMYIRDNRSSYTRPVKELKGYKRVFVKAGESKTVSIPITAESLAMYDKDFNFVVEPGDFTIMTGNSSADKDLKITTISVNDGFTIEKVK; translated from the coding sequence ATGATCAAGAACCTATTTAAATATTTGTCTATTACAATTATCGCAGTGACGGTTATGCTGTCGTGCAATGACAAACAAAAAAAGAATACCTCAAACGAGGAAAATCCACTTTATTTAGATGCTTCATCCTCGTTAGAAGATAGAATAGAAGACCTAATGTCTCGGATGACCCTTGAGGATAAAGCAGCACAGATGAGCCAGTACGTTGGCTTGGAGCACATGCGCAAGGCACTTGGGGATTTATCAGAAGAAGATTTAGACGTCAACGATGCACAAGGTTTCTATCCTGGTTTTAAAACCACAGATATCGCAAAATTGACAAGAGAAGGTAAAATAGGTTCATTTCTGCATGTACTAACCGCTGAAGAAGCTAATGAACTTCAAGAAATGGCACAACAATCACCTTTAAAAATCCCATTACTTATTGGTATAGATGCTATTCATGGTAATGCCTACTACAAAGGTGGAGCAACAGTATATCCTACACCAATTACACAGGCAGCAACATTTGATGATTCTTTAATGGTAAAAGCAAGTCAGCAAACTGCCAAAGAAATGAGGGCTACAGGAACCCAATGGACATTTACACCAAATATTGATGTATTAAGAGATCCGCGTTGGGGGAGAACAGGCGAAACCTATGGAGAAGACCCCTTCCTTGTTGGTAATATGGGTGTTGCCGCTATCAAAGGGCTTCAAGGCAACGATTTTACAGGAGAAGATAAAGTTATAGCTTGTGCAAAGCATTTAATTGCAGGTAGTCAATCAGTTAATGGACTAAATGCTTCACCGACTGATGTGTCAAAAAGAACACTTTTTGAAATGTTCTTACCACCTTATCGTAGAGCGGTTCAAGAAGCAAATGTGTTTTCTATTATGGCTGCTCATAATGAAGTAAATGGTATGCCTGGACATATGGACGAGTTCATGATGACCGATTTAATGCGTAACCGTTGGGGCTTTAAAGGATTTTATGTGAGTGACTGGAATGATATTTCGCGTATCGCAAAATGGCATCATGTTGCTAGAGACTTTAAGGAATCTGTACAATTCTCAATAGGTGCTGGAATGGACATGAATATGCATGGACCATATTTTCAGGATTACGTAGTAGAATTGGTAAATGAAGGTAAGTTAAGTGAAGATCGGGTAAATGATGCTGTTTACAAGATTTTAGAAGCTAAATTTAGATTAGGACTTTTTGAAAATCCATTCATTGATTTAGAGAGTGTAAAATCCGAAATTTTCACTATAGAACACCAGCAAACAGCCTTAGAACAAGCTAGAAAGGGTGTTGTACTACAAAAGAACAATGGTTTCCTTCCGCTTAAAAATGTGTCAGGAAAGAAAATTTTCATTACTGGTCCAAATGCAGACAATATGACAACCCTTGGCGATTGGTCTTCACCACAACCAGAAGATAACTATGTAACCATAAAAGAAGGTTTGGATAATATGGCTGAAAAATATGGTTACGCGACGGAATACTATGATTGTGGGCAACGTTCAAAATGGATAACTGATGAAAATATAGCTGTAGCAAAACAAAAAGCCACAGGTTCAGATATAATCGTTTTGGTTCTAGGAGAAAACTCATACCGTCACGATTGGAAAAATAAAACCACAGGCGAAAATATCGATAGAGCTACATTAAAACTATCAGGCAATCAAATGAAATTGGCCAACAAACTATTTGAGCTTAATAAACCTGTAATAGTCGTTTACGTAAGTGGTAGTCCTATTGCCGAACCTTGGCTAGAGCAACGTGCCAAAGCGGTTGTCAATGCTTGGGAACCAGGTGCATTTGGCGGACAAGCCGTTGCTGAAATCTTGCTGGGAGAAGTTAATCCAAGCGGTAAGTTACCATTAACTGTACCAAGAAGTGTTGGTCAGTTACAAATGATATATAACCATAAACCGACCGCTTACATTCATAAGTATAATACCGAAAAGAAAGTACCATTACATCCTTTTGGTTATGGTTTAAGTTATTCAAAATTTAAATTTTCTGAACCAAGCGTTTCCAAAACAGAATTTGATGGAAAAGATGATACGATTACGGTATCTGTAATTGTTAAAAACACAAGTGAGGTTGATGGAGAGGAAGTAGTACAGATGTACATAAGAGATAACCGAAGTTCTTACACCAGACCAGTTAAGGAGCTAAAGGGTTATAAACGTGTATTTGTAAAAGCAGGAGAATCTAAAACAGTGAGTATTCCAATTACCGCAGAAAGTTTAGCCATGTATGATAAGGATTTCAACTTTGTAGTAGAACCTGGGGATTTTACCATTATGACAGGGAATTCCTCTGCCGATAAAGATTTAAAGATAACAACCATTTCTGTCAACGATGGTTTTACCATTGAAAAAGTAAAATAA
- a CDS encoding sulfatase codes for MLKTLKLGFACTFLLVACKETNKEQAYNTVEQVEVQKPNIIYIMADDLTTQAISAYGGIYSDLAPTPNIDRIAKEGMLFQDVLCTNAICGPSRAAILTGNYSNLNGYYKNESGGKFDETQWTFPQEFQKNGYQTSLFGKWHLGSEPQGFDVFKYHNSAGQQGHYWNPVYNINGKDTKVKGYSTNLSTDFAMDWLQNERKQDDPFLMVLQFKAPHRPWQPDKKYEQLWENIEMPYPSTFNDNYKGRELTAGNTEMTMEYFSRRDMKFEEPANLKGKEKIKWAFYGAKPGEVVQPEGLNAEEGRKWRYQTYIKDYLACVKSVDDNIGRVLKYLDENNLTDNTIIVLTSDQGFYLGDHGFFDKRFIYEESIRMPFMVRYPKVVKAESVNDDIITNIDFAPTLLDLANIDTDQKMQGESFKSILEGQTPKDWEQAMYYHYYEFPYWHHVQPHYGIRTQKYTLAHFYYNIDVWELYDLEKDPNQMNNVINDPQYAIVLSQLKSKLKELMKESGNDKSLADFRKITDTDFGSIVDKKDDETSVQDVLTGKSD; via the coding sequence ATGTTAAAGACATTAAAATTAGGTTTTGCTTGCACATTCCTTTTAGTTGCATGTAAAGAAACCAATAAGGAACAAGCTTATAATACTGTAGAGCAAGTAGAGGTGCAAAAACCAAACATCATCTACATTATGGCAGATGATTTAACCACACAGGCAATAAGTGCTTATGGTGGTATATATAGTGATTTAGCACCAACACCAAATATTGATAGGATAGCCAAAGAAGGCATGCTCTTTCAAGATGTTTTATGCACCAATGCTATTTGTGGACCTTCACGTGCGGCCATTTTAACAGGTAACTATAGTAATCTTAATGGCTACTACAAAAATGAAAGTGGAGGGAAATTTGATGAAACTCAATGGACATTCCCTCAAGAATTTCAAAAAAATGGTTATCAAACCTCCCTTTTCGGAAAATGGCATTTAGGTTCCGAACCTCAAGGATTTGATGTCTTTAAATACCATAATTCTGCAGGTCAACAAGGTCATTATTGGAACCCGGTTTACAACATTAATGGAAAGGACACAAAGGTAAAAGGCTATTCAACCAATTTGAGTACTGATTTTGCGATGGATTGGTTGCAAAATGAGCGCAAACAAGACGATCCATTTTTAATGGTTCTGCAGTTTAAAGCACCACACAGACCATGGCAACCTGATAAGAAGTACGAACAACTTTGGGAAAATATTGAAATGCCATACCCATCAACATTTAATGACAATTATAAAGGCAGAGAGCTAACTGCGGGCAATACTGAGATGACAATGGAATATTTCTCTCGAAGAGATATGAAATTTGAAGAACCAGCCAACCTAAAAGGGAAAGAAAAAATTAAGTGGGCATTTTATGGCGCAAAACCAGGAGAAGTAGTGCAACCAGAAGGCTTAAACGCAGAAGAAGGTAGAAAGTGGAGATACCAAACATATATCAAGGATTATTTAGCTTGTGTGAAATCTGTTGACGATAATATTGGTCGTGTTTTGAAATATTTGGATGAAAATAATTTAACAGACAATACTATTATTGTATTAACATCAGATCAGGGATTTTATTTGGGAGATCACGGATTCTTTGATAAAAGGTTTATCTATGAAGAATCTATACGTATGCCGTTTATGGTAAGGTATCCTAAAGTGGTTAAAGCGGAAAGCGTTAACGATGATATCATTACAAATATTGACTTTGCACCAACCCTATTGGATTTGGCCAATATTGATACAGATCAAAAAATGCAAGGTGAGAGTTTTAAATCAATCTTAGAAGGGCAAACACCTAAAGATTGGGAGCAGGCCATGTATTACCATTATTACGAATTCCCGTATTGGCATCATGTACAGCCACATTATGGTATTAGAACCCAGAAATATACTTTGGCACATTTCTATTACAATATTGATGTTTGGGAATTATATGATCTAGAGAAAGATCCTAACCAAATGAATAATGTTATCAATGACCCACAGTACGCAATCGTGCTTTCACAATTAAAGTCAAAACTAAAGGAATTAATGAAAGAATCTGGCAATGATAAATCCTTGGCAGATTTCAGGAAAATTACCGACACTGATTTTGGCTCGATAGTTGACAAAAAAGATGACGAAACTTCTGTACAAGATGTCCTAACAGGTAAATCTGATTAA